One Bremerella sp. JC817 genomic window carries:
- a CDS encoding sialate O-acetylesterase — translation MKWFSALLLGICFLTGIEAIDAAPVKVFVLCGQSNMEGKGAIKHLEQLLADPNTAEAYKHLRDENGWVERDDVWIKYNDDRGQGKLAPGFATPTNRFGPELGFGNVVGDAFDEKVLIIKCAWGGRALAVEFRPPSSGVGNYTRRNRETKEMEPLPKEDYGVAYRDTIRIVNETLANIDQVVPDYDKSQGYELSGFVFFQGFNDIIDQKKTDEYGANLANLVRDVRKDLNAPNLPFVIGELGQQGVEPEKRYAEKHFAFRKSQEDVSKLPEFAGTVRYVKTSPYVISDGESFDGGYHYYGRADSFYNFGKAFGEAMVDMTKKQ, via the coding sequence ATGAAATGGTTTTCGGCTCTGCTGCTTGGCATCTGTTTTTTGACGGGGATCGAGGCAATCGATGCCGCGCCGGTGAAGGTCTTTGTCCTGTGCGGTCAATCGAACATGGAAGGGAAAGGGGCGATCAAGCACCTGGAGCAGTTGCTGGCCGATCCCAATACGGCGGAAGCGTATAAGCATCTGCGTGATGAAAACGGCTGGGTCGAACGAGACGATGTCTGGATCAAGTACAACGACGATCGCGGGCAAGGCAAGCTCGCCCCTGGGTTCGCCACACCGACCAATCGCTTTGGTCCGGAACTTGGTTTCGGCAACGTTGTGGGCGACGCGTTCGACGAGAAAGTCCTGATCATCAAGTGTGCCTGGGGTGGCCGAGCTTTGGCGGTCGAGTTCCGTCCGCCAAGCTCTGGCGTGGGGAACTACACCCGGCGTAATCGCGAAACGAAAGAAATGGAACCGCTGCCCAAGGAAGACTACGGCGTCGCCTATCGCGATACGATCCGCATCGTGAATGAAACTTTGGCCAACATCGATCAAGTTGTCCCGGACTACGACAAGTCGCAAGGGTACGAACTGTCGGGTTTCGTTTTCTTTCAAGGCTTCAACGACATCATCGATCAAAAGAAAACCGACGAGTATGGCGCGAACCTGGCCAACCTGGTGCGCGACGTTCGCAAAGACTTGAACGCACCGAACTTGCCGTTCGTGATTGGTGAACTCGGCCAGCAGGGTGTCGAGCCAGAAAAACGCTACGCGGAAAAGCACTTCGCGTTTCGCAAATCGCAGGAAGATGTCTCGAAGCTGCCAGAGTTTGCCGGGACGGTTCGCTACGTGAAGACCAGCCCCTACGTGATAAGCGACGGCGAGTCGTTCGACGGTGGGTATCACTATTACGGCCGAGCCGACAGCTTCTATAACTTCGGCAAAGCCTTTGGCGAAGCGATGGTCGACATGACCAAGAAGCAGTAG
- a CDS encoding FeoA family protein codes for MLPEIPLSMVQSGAVVRISQIVGGCDDVKRMAELGLQSGTEVEMLQSGSPCILRVGQSKLCFRQSDILNILVNTDET; via the coding sequence ATGCTTCCCGAAATTCCTCTCAGCATGGTTCAAAGCGGCGCAGTCGTCCGCATTTCGCAGATCGTCGGCGGATGCGACGACGTCAAGCGAATGGCTGAACTTGGACTGCAGAGTGGAACCGAAGTCGAAATGCTTCAGAGTGGTAGTCCCTGCATCCTTCGCGTAGGGCAGTCGAAGCTTTGTTTTCGACAGTCGGACATCCTCAACATTCTGGTGAATACGGACGAGACGTAA
- a CDS encoding ferrous iron transport protein A has translation MSKLSQLAVGQEGVVASIDASNIAAVRLMEMGMTPGCPVKMIGSAPFGDPLEVEIRGYHLSLRRTEADLVELES, from the coding sequence ATGTCGAAGCTGTCGCAACTTGCGGTGGGTCAGGAAGGGGTGGTCGCTTCGATCGACGCCTCGAATATCGCCGCCGTGCGATTGATGGAAATGGGCATGACCCCTGGCTGCCCGGTCAAGATGATCGGCTCGGCCCCATTCGGAGATCCGTTGGAGGTGGAGATTCGCGGTTACCACCTCAGCCTGCGTCGTACCGAAGCCGACCTCGTGGAACTCGAGAGTTAG
- the feoB gene encoding ferrous iron transport protein B, with translation MSVDAPAQTLTVALVGNPNTGKSTLFNGLSGIRQKTGNYPGVTVEKKHGTFNHHRQKVNLIDLPGTYSLAPRSPDEMVTVDVLLGRQANEIKPNAVLVIVDASNLERNLYIVSQVKELGLPTIVALNMGDIAADRGITVDAAKLQERLGLPVVVTQANRRGGLEQLRETIISLLEKPATAADSPFPAEFREKVDQLHAQLGKVSPDTPRYLAERLLLDTTGYLEKEMLGGGQDLHNWIVEARQSLAQHGQPIPAIEAISRYKWVQQVLEGVVTREANRRVTLSDRIDKVLTNRIAGTVFFVVIMTLMFQAVFSDLVAGNLMDGIEWIFEQVAGVVDANLADGALKSLLIDGVIAGVGGVLVFLPQICILFFFIAILEDCGYLARAAYLMDRLFSKIGLSGKSFIPLLSSFACAIPGIMAARVIENRRDRLITILVAPLMSCSARMPVYILLTAAFIPDESYLFGLISLQTLVMLSMYILGILAAVGVAFTLRKTILPGETPPFVMELPSYKFPSISGVLSVMVEKAWAFVRRAGTLIFAMTVIVWALSYFPRDEKAAVAPFADEVVQLNADLETANEKEAIAIEERLSEIQNEVDGELLRHSFLGMAGHWIEPAVRPLGWDWRIGSAAIASFPAREVIISTMGVLYNLGGDEDEESQPLRETIKSAKWADTEENVFNIPVALSIMVFFALCAQCAATLAVIKRETNSWRWPIFTFVYMTVLAYVGALVTYQVSALFLLN, from the coding sequence ATGTCTGTCGACGCTCCTGCCCAAACTCTTACCGTAGCCCTGGTCGGAAATCCCAATACCGGCAAATCGACCCTGTTCAACGGCTTGTCAGGCATTCGTCAGAAGACCGGCAACTATCCGGGCGTGACGGTCGAAAAGAAGCACGGCACGTTCAATCACCATAGGCAGAAGGTCAACCTGATCGACTTGCCCGGCACGTATAGCCTGGCACCACGCTCGCCCGACGAGATGGTTACCGTCGACGTGCTGCTGGGTCGCCAGGCCAACGAAATCAAACCGAACGCCGTGCTGGTGATTGTCGACGCCAGTAACCTGGAACGAAACCTCTACATCGTCAGCCAAGTGAAAGAGCTCGGCCTGCCGACCATCGTCGCGCTGAACATGGGGGACATCGCGGCCGATCGTGGGATCACCGTCGACGCCGCCAAGCTGCAGGAGCGTCTGGGACTTCCAGTGGTCGTCACCCAGGCCAATCGCCGCGGCGGACTGGAACAGCTTCGCGAAACGATTATCTCGCTCCTTGAAAAACCGGCGACTGCCGCGGACAGCCCTTTCCCAGCCGAGTTCCGCGAGAAAGTCGATCAGTTGCACGCGCAGCTGGGCAAAGTCTCGCCCGACACGCCTCGCTACCTGGCCGAGCGTCTGCTGCTCGATACAACCGGCTACCTCGAAAAAGAAATGCTCGGGGGTGGGCAAGATCTGCACAACTGGATTGTCGAAGCCCGGCAGTCGCTGGCCCAACATGGCCAGCCGATCCCGGCGATCGAAGCGATCTCTCGCTATAAGTGGGTTCAACAAGTTCTCGAAGGTGTCGTCACCCGCGAGGCCAATCGCCGCGTCACGCTGTCCGACCGCATCGATAAGGTGCTCACCAATCGCATTGCCGGAACGGTGTTCTTCGTCGTGATCATGACGTTGATGTTCCAGGCCGTCTTTTCGGACCTGGTGGCCGGGAACTTGATGGATGGCATCGAATGGATCTTTGAGCAAGTCGCTGGCGTGGTCGATGCCAATCTGGCCGATGGAGCCTTGAAGTCGCTTTTGATCGACGGTGTGATCGCCGGGGTCGGCGGCGTGTTGGTGTTTCTCCCTCAGATCTGCATCTTGTTCTTCTTCATCGCGATCCTGGAAGACTGCGGTTACCTTGCTCGGGCCGCCTACCTGATGGACCGCTTGTTCAGCAAGATTGGCCTGAGCGGCAAGTCGTTCATTCCGCTACTGTCGTCGTTTGCATGTGCCATCCCGGGCATCATGGCGGCTCGCGTGATCGAAAATCGTCGCGATCGTTTGATCACGATTCTGGTCGCTCCGCTGATGAGCTGTAGTGCCCGTATGCCGGTTTACATTCTGTTGACGGCAGCGTTCATTCCTGATGAATCGTACCTGTTCGGTTTGATCAGTCTGCAAACGCTAGTGATGCTCAGCATGTACATCCTCGGAATCCTGGCGGCCGTCGGTGTCGCATTCACCTTGCGAAAAACGATTCTGCCGGGCGAAACACCTCCATTCGTGATGGAACTGCCCAGCTACAAGTTTCCGTCGATCTCAGGAGTCCTTAGCGTGATGGTCGAGAAGGCTTGGGCATTCGTTCGCCGAGCAGGCACGCTGATCTTCGCGATGACCGTGATCGTGTGGGCGTTGTCGTACTTCCCTCGTGACGAGAAAGCCGCCGTGGCTCCGTTCGCGGATGAAGTGGTGCAATTGAACGCCGACCTCGAAACGGCCAACGAAAAAGAGGCGATCGCCATCGAAGAACGTCTCAGCGAAATCCAGAACGAAGTCGACGGCGAACTGCTGCGTCACAGCTTCCTGGGGATGGCCGGTCACTGGATCGAACCCGCCGTCCGGCCACTGGGTTGGGACTGGCGAATTGGCAGCGCGGCGATTGCTTCGTTCCCGGCTCGCGAAGTGATCATCAGCACGATGGGTGTGCTTTACAATCTGGGTGGCGACGAAGACGAAGAGTCCCAGCCGCTGCGAGAAACGATCAAATCGGCGAAGTGGGCCGACACCGAAGAGAACGTGTTCAACATTCCGGTCGCCTTGTCGATCATGGTGTTCTTCGCACTGTGTGCCCAGTGTGCCGCCACACTGGCCGTGATCAAGCGAGAAACCAACAGTTGGCGATGGCCGATTTTCACCTTCGTTTACATGACGGTACTGGCTTACGTTGGTGCATTGGTCACCTACCAGGTATCGGCCCTGTTTCTACTGAACTAG